A genome region from Sebastes umbrosus isolate fSebUmb1 chromosome 22, fSebUmb1.pri, whole genome shotgun sequence includes the following:
- the LOC119481171 gene encoding thioredoxin-like isoform X3 — MREVTTLEEFEAILKGAEDQLVAVDFTATWCPPCKVIGPKFEEMVPIFNKEGEKEKVIFLKVDVDEGDEIAEKYPIKAMPTFMFFKNGKKVDELVGADEKKLLEKLNALSS, encoded by the exons ATGAGAGAGGTTACAACTTtg gaggagttcgagGCCATCCTGAAGGGCGCTGAAGACCAGCTGGTGGCTGTGGACTTCACAGCCACCTGGTGTCCCCCCTGTAAAGTGATTGGCCCAAAATTTGAA GAAATGGTACCGATATTCAAtaaagaaggagaaaaagaaaaggtgaTTTTCCTGAAAGTGGACGTGGATGAGGGCGAC GAAATTGCTGAAAAGTACCCTATCAAAGCCATGCCCACGTTCATGTTTTTCAAGAACGGAAAGAAG GTGGATGAGCTCGTTGGTGCTGATGAAAAGAAACTGCTTGAAAAACTGAACGCTTTGTCATCATGA
- the LOC119481171 gene encoding thioredoxin-like isoform X1 gives MHWKKYLQTFSRSSFTSKQVHTAIMREVTTLEEFQAILKEEAGDKLVVVDFKAKCCCHCQMIGPKFEKMEKTFADEKKEVIFLKVDVTEGAKIIEEYPVRAIPTFMFFKDAKKVDELVSSNEKKLLKKLIALSSSSPTDQCTHTQTH, from the exons ATGCACTGGAAAAAGTATTTGCAAACTTTTAGCCGTTCGTCGTTCACCTCGAAGCAAGTTCACACAGCCATCATGAGAGAGGTTACAACTTtg gaggagttccaGGCCATCCTgaaggaggaagctggagacaagctggtggtggtggactTCAAAGCCAAATGCTGTTGCCACTGTCAAATGATTGGCCCAAAATTTGAA aaaatggaaaagacATTCGccgatgaaaaaaaagaagtgatttTCCTGAAAGTGGACGTGACTGAGGGCGCg AAAATTATTGAAGAGTACCCTGTCAGGGCCATTCCAACATTCATGTTTTTCAAGGATGCAAAGAAG GTGGATGAGCTCGTTAGTtctaatgaaaaaaaactgcttaAAAAACTGATCGCTTTGTCATCATCAAGTCCCACCGACCAATGTACACATACCCAAACACATTAA
- the haus3 gene encoding HAUS augmin-like complex subunit 3 isoform X1, protein MLNSGQFVEAVGRLGYPGASSLKASDFDWLFDCAPENLHFLRFVCRTLNQSNVLTTEEVHAFQELQKSGKPFLDESALGEVLKTTGPSDGSSANILGPSSSSSSSVFAAEGDVAIEDLEAELQALHKEKELKQRRYNRLQVVATSRADVDLRLTSELESAACKLKEASASIGAENADTNALLQNLTDEVRKLASYLPVQPEVKQKGKGEPMALSNPSISKSPAVLLSQLPLDPYLHQEELNTKTLAAFTQKHFFQGISDIVETSCSERFQVLDLSSCEDREDEENEREERVVERRRTEMARLQWSHIVAQHQLMQAMAEEKSVKAGLDWLSENSSHTKRSFISISSLYQSISMSSSLHVREVVSRKELQAVEAELEALLNGPVPAALRESARLLNVPVVRGDLALQLARQDYYTSRQDQVRDYLLRQKVSFDLVLLGQEMELRRWRTCLKQLGEVDGRLVKEGEAAALRIESLAHPDLAINPRPNPIISCKDAAFSRLLQILDHDSAHGRSEPFRTYEALDHATRDLAGNLQVTRDALAGAGREQYYTAARLYGDCEVLHRAMYTELQQLVLGPQVRPTAITDQELLCPNAQELTVKLVEAESQLQSLQHLMQEIMGVVKAKRFQLERNALLRRERELYIYFHLDARLLQKVVEDLEGKMAAKRGQQ, encoded by the exons ATGTTAAACAGTGGCCAGTTTGTGGAGGCCGTGGGCCGTCTAGGTTATCCTGGTGCATCATCACTGAAGGCCTCCGACTTCGACTGGTTGTTTGACTGTGCCCCTGAGAACCTTCACTTCTTGCGCTTTGTCTGTCGGACCCTCAACCAGAGCAATGTTCTCACCACGGAGGAGGTGCATGCTTTTCAGGAGCTACAGAAGTCCGGCAAGCCATTTCTCGATGAATCAGCCTTGGGCGAGGTCCTTAAAACCACTGGACCTTCGGATGGGAGCAGTGCTAACATCTTAGGgccctcttcttcatcttcatcctcagTGTTTGCAGCTGAGGGGGATGTGGCCATAGAGGACTTGGAGGCAGAGCTCCAGGCACTGCATAAAGAGAAAGAGCTGAAGCAACGGCGGTATAACCGGTTGCAGGTTGTGGCCACCTCCCGTGCGGATGTTGACCTACGACTAACTTCAGAGCTGGAGAGCGCTGCATGTAAGCTAAAGGAGGCCAGTGCTTCCATTGGAGCTGAGAATGCCGACACCAATGCTCTATTACAAAACCTAACAGATGAGGTGAGAAAGCTTGCTTCATATCTCCCTGTTCAGCCAGAGGTTAAGcaaaaaggaaaaggagaacCTATGGCCCTATCAAACCCTTCTATCTCCAAAAGCCCcgctgtcctcctctctcagctGCCTTTGGACCCCTACCTGCATCAGGAGGAACTCAACACTAAAACACTGGCTGCCTTCACTCAGAAGCATTTCTTCCAGGGCATCTCTGACATTGTTGAGACTTCTTGCTCTGAGCGCTTCCAAGTCCTTGACCTCAGTTCTTGTGAAGATAGAGAGGACGAAGAGaatgagagggaggagagagtggTGGAGCGCAGGAGGACAGAGATGGCCAGACTTCAGTGGTCTCATATTGTGGCCCAGCACCAACTGATGCAGGCCATGGCAGAGGAAAAGAGTGTCAAGGCTGGACTGGACTGGCTCTCTGAGAATTCCTCTCATACCAAG CGCTCTTTCATATCTATCTCTTCACTCTACCAGAGCATCTCCATGTCCTCCTCACTGCATGTCCGTGAGGTTGTGTCCAGGAAGGAGCTGCAGGCAGTGGAGGCTGAGCTGGAGGCTCTGCTCAATGGACCAGTACCCGCTGCCCTTAGAGAGTCAGCCAGGTTGCTTAATGTGCCAGTAGTGAGGGGAGACCTGGCTCTGCAACTAGCCAGGCAGGACTACTACACCTCCAGACAGGATCAG GTACGAGACTACCTACTCCGCCAGAAGGTGTCGTTTGACCTGGTGCTCCTGGGTCAGGAGATGGAGTTGAGGAGGTGGAGGACGTGTCTTAAACAGCTGGGCGAAGTTGATGGCAGACTGGTAAAGGAAGGTGAAGCGGCAGCCCTCAGAATTGAGTCCCTGGCACACCCTGACCTGGCTATCAACCCCAGGCCTAACCCTATCATCAGCTGCAAGGATGCAGCCTTCAGCAG GCTGCTCCAGATCCTTGACCACGATTCAGCCCATGGTCGATCGGAGCCTTTTCGGACATATGAAGCATTGGACCACGCTACTCGTGACCTCGCAGGCAACCTCCAGGTGACCCGAGATGCTCTAGCTGGTGCTGGCCGTGAGCAGTACTACACAGCTGCTCGTCTTTATGGAGACTGTGAGGTGCTCCACAGGGCAATGTACacagagctccagcagctggtGTTAGGGCCGCAGGTACGTCCAACGGCAATCACTGACCAGGAGCTGCTCTGTCCCAATGCACAG GAGCTGACGGTGAAGCTTGTGGAAGCAGAGTCTCAGCTGCAGAGTTTGCAGCACTTAATGCAAGAAATAATGGGGGTGGTTAAAGCCAAGCGTTTTCAGCTTGAGCGCAATGCCCTCCTTAGGCGGGAGAGGGAATTGTACATCTACTTCCACTTGGATGCCCGGCTGCTGCAGAAAGTAGTGGAAGATCTGGAGGGCAAAATGGCTGCGAAGAGAGGGCAGCAGTAG
- the haus3 gene encoding HAUS augmin-like complex subunit 3 isoform X3 produces the protein MLNSGQFVEAVGRLGYPGASSLKASDFDWLFDCAPENLHFLRFVCRTLNQSNVLTTEEVHAFQELQKSGKPFLDESALGEVLKTTGPSDGSSANILGPSSSSSSSVFAAEGDVAIEDLEAELQALHKEKELKQRRYNRLQVVATSRADVDLRLTSELESAACKLKEASASIGAENADTNALLQNLTDEVRKLASYLPVQPEVKQKGKGEPMALSNPSISKSPAVLLSQLPLDPYLHQEELNTKTLAAFTQKHFFQGISDIVETSCSERFQVLDLSSCEDREDEENEREERVVERRRTEMARLQWSHIVAQHQLMQAMAEEKSVKAGLDWLSENSSHTKRSFISISSLYQSISMSSSLHVREVVSRKELQAVEAELEALLNGPVPAALRESARLLNVPVVRGDLALQLARQDYYTSRQDQVRDYLLRQKVSFDLVLLGQEMELRRWRTCLKQLGEVDGRLVKEGEAAALRIESLAHPDLAINPRPNPIISCKDAAFSRLLQILDHDSAHGRSEPFRTYEALDHATRDLAGNLQVTRDALAGAGREQYYTAARLYGDCEVLHRAMYTELQQLVLGPQELTVKLVEAESQLQSLQHLMQEIMGVVKAKRFQLERNALLRRERELYIYFHLDARLLQKVVEDLEGKMAAKRGQQ, from the exons ATGTTAAACAGTGGCCAGTTTGTGGAGGCCGTGGGCCGTCTAGGTTATCCTGGTGCATCATCACTGAAGGCCTCCGACTTCGACTGGTTGTTTGACTGTGCCCCTGAGAACCTTCACTTCTTGCGCTTTGTCTGTCGGACCCTCAACCAGAGCAATGTTCTCACCACGGAGGAGGTGCATGCTTTTCAGGAGCTACAGAAGTCCGGCAAGCCATTTCTCGATGAATCAGCCTTGGGCGAGGTCCTTAAAACCACTGGACCTTCGGATGGGAGCAGTGCTAACATCTTAGGgccctcttcttcatcttcatcctcagTGTTTGCAGCTGAGGGGGATGTGGCCATAGAGGACTTGGAGGCAGAGCTCCAGGCACTGCATAAAGAGAAAGAGCTGAAGCAACGGCGGTATAACCGGTTGCAGGTTGTGGCCACCTCCCGTGCGGATGTTGACCTACGACTAACTTCAGAGCTGGAGAGCGCTGCATGTAAGCTAAAGGAGGCCAGTGCTTCCATTGGAGCTGAGAATGCCGACACCAATGCTCTATTACAAAACCTAACAGATGAGGTGAGAAAGCTTGCTTCATATCTCCCTGTTCAGCCAGAGGTTAAGcaaaaaggaaaaggagaacCTATGGCCCTATCAAACCCTTCTATCTCCAAAAGCCCcgctgtcctcctctctcagctGCCTTTGGACCCCTACCTGCATCAGGAGGAACTCAACACTAAAACACTGGCTGCCTTCACTCAGAAGCATTTCTTCCAGGGCATCTCTGACATTGTTGAGACTTCTTGCTCTGAGCGCTTCCAAGTCCTTGACCTCAGTTCTTGTGAAGATAGAGAGGACGAAGAGaatgagagggaggagagagtggTGGAGCGCAGGAGGACAGAGATGGCCAGACTTCAGTGGTCTCATATTGTGGCCCAGCACCAACTGATGCAGGCCATGGCAGAGGAAAAGAGTGTCAAGGCTGGACTGGACTGGCTCTCTGAGAATTCCTCTCATACCAAG CGCTCTTTCATATCTATCTCTTCACTCTACCAGAGCATCTCCATGTCCTCCTCACTGCATGTCCGTGAGGTTGTGTCCAGGAAGGAGCTGCAGGCAGTGGAGGCTGAGCTGGAGGCTCTGCTCAATGGACCAGTACCCGCTGCCCTTAGAGAGTCAGCCAGGTTGCTTAATGTGCCAGTAGTGAGGGGAGACCTGGCTCTGCAACTAGCCAGGCAGGACTACTACACCTCCAGACAGGATCAG GTACGAGACTACCTACTCCGCCAGAAGGTGTCGTTTGACCTGGTGCTCCTGGGTCAGGAGATGGAGTTGAGGAGGTGGAGGACGTGTCTTAAACAGCTGGGCGAAGTTGATGGCAGACTGGTAAAGGAAGGTGAAGCGGCAGCCCTCAGAATTGAGTCCCTGGCACACCCTGACCTGGCTATCAACCCCAGGCCTAACCCTATCATCAGCTGCAAGGATGCAGCCTTCAGCAG GCTGCTCCAGATCCTTGACCACGATTCAGCCCATGGTCGATCGGAGCCTTTTCGGACATATGAAGCATTGGACCACGCTACTCGTGACCTCGCAGGCAACCTCCAGGTGACCCGAGATGCTCTAGCTGGTGCTGGCCGTGAGCAGTACTACACAGCTGCTCGTCTTTATGGAGACTGTGAGGTGCTCCACAGGGCAATGTACacagagctccagcagctggtGTTAGGGCCGCAG GAGCTGACGGTGAAGCTTGTGGAAGCAGAGTCTCAGCTGCAGAGTTTGCAGCACTTAATGCAAGAAATAATGGGGGTGGTTAAAGCCAAGCGTTTTCAGCTTGAGCGCAATGCCCTCCTTAGGCGGGAGAGGGAATTGTACATCTACTTCCACTTGGATGCCCGGCTGCTGCAGAAAGTAGTGGAAGATCTGGAGGGCAAAATGGCTGCGAAGAGAGGGCAGCAGTAG
- the LOC119481171 gene encoding thioredoxin-like isoform X2 has translation MHWKKYLQTFSRSSFTSRQVHTAIMREVTTLEEFEAILKGAEDQLVAVDFTATWCPPCKVIGPKFEEMVPIFNKEGEKEKVIFLKVDVDEGDEIAEKYPIKAMPTFMFFKNGKKVDELVGADEKKLLEKLNALSS, from the exons ATGCACTGGAAAAAGTATTTGCAAACTTTTAGCCGTTCGTCGTTCACCTCGAGGCAAGTTCACACAGCCATCATGAGAGAGGTTACAACTTtg gaggagttcgagGCCATCCTGAAGGGCGCTGAAGACCAGCTGGTGGCTGTGGACTTCACAGCCACCTGGTGTCCCCCCTGTAAAGTGATTGGCCCAAAATTTGAA GAAATGGTACCGATATTCAAtaaagaaggagaaaaagaaaaggtgaTTTTCCTGAAAGTGGACGTGGATGAGGGCGAC GAAATTGCTGAAAAGTACCCTATCAAAGCCATGCCCACGTTCATGTTTTTCAAGAACGGAAAGAAG GTGGATGAGCTCGTTGGTGCTGATGAAAAGAAACTGCTTGAAAAACTGAACGCTTTGTCATCATGA
- the haus3 gene encoding HAUS augmin-like complex subunit 3 isoform X2, with product MLNSGQFVEAVGRLGYPGASSLKASDFDWLFDCAPENLHFLRFVCRTLNQSNVLTTEEVHAFQELQKSGKPFLDESALGEVLKTTGPSDGSSANILGPSSSSSSSVFAAEGDVAIEDLEAELQALHKEKELKQRRYNRLQVVATSRADVDLRLTSELESAACKLKEASASIGAENADTNALLQNLTDEVRKLASYLPVQPEVKQKGKGEPMALSNPSISKSPAVLLSQLPLDPYLHQEELNTKTLAAFTQKHFFQGISDIVETSCSERFQVLDLSSCEDREDEENEREERVVERRRTEMARLQWSHIVAQHQLMQAMAEEKSVKAGLDWLSENSSHTKSISMSSSLHVREVVSRKELQAVEAELEALLNGPVPAALRESARLLNVPVVRGDLALQLARQDYYTSRQDQVRDYLLRQKVSFDLVLLGQEMELRRWRTCLKQLGEVDGRLVKEGEAAALRIESLAHPDLAINPRPNPIISCKDAAFSRLLQILDHDSAHGRSEPFRTYEALDHATRDLAGNLQVTRDALAGAGREQYYTAARLYGDCEVLHRAMYTELQQLVLGPQVRPTAITDQELLCPNAQELTVKLVEAESQLQSLQHLMQEIMGVVKAKRFQLERNALLRRERELYIYFHLDARLLQKVVEDLEGKMAAKRGQQ from the exons ATGTTAAACAGTGGCCAGTTTGTGGAGGCCGTGGGCCGTCTAGGTTATCCTGGTGCATCATCACTGAAGGCCTCCGACTTCGACTGGTTGTTTGACTGTGCCCCTGAGAACCTTCACTTCTTGCGCTTTGTCTGTCGGACCCTCAACCAGAGCAATGTTCTCACCACGGAGGAGGTGCATGCTTTTCAGGAGCTACAGAAGTCCGGCAAGCCATTTCTCGATGAATCAGCCTTGGGCGAGGTCCTTAAAACCACTGGACCTTCGGATGGGAGCAGTGCTAACATCTTAGGgccctcttcttcatcttcatcctcagTGTTTGCAGCTGAGGGGGATGTGGCCATAGAGGACTTGGAGGCAGAGCTCCAGGCACTGCATAAAGAGAAAGAGCTGAAGCAACGGCGGTATAACCGGTTGCAGGTTGTGGCCACCTCCCGTGCGGATGTTGACCTACGACTAACTTCAGAGCTGGAGAGCGCTGCATGTAAGCTAAAGGAGGCCAGTGCTTCCATTGGAGCTGAGAATGCCGACACCAATGCTCTATTACAAAACCTAACAGATGAGGTGAGAAAGCTTGCTTCATATCTCCCTGTTCAGCCAGAGGTTAAGcaaaaaggaaaaggagaacCTATGGCCCTATCAAACCCTTCTATCTCCAAAAGCCCcgctgtcctcctctctcagctGCCTTTGGACCCCTACCTGCATCAGGAGGAACTCAACACTAAAACACTGGCTGCCTTCACTCAGAAGCATTTCTTCCAGGGCATCTCTGACATTGTTGAGACTTCTTGCTCTGAGCGCTTCCAAGTCCTTGACCTCAGTTCTTGTGAAGATAGAGAGGACGAAGAGaatgagagggaggagagagtggTGGAGCGCAGGAGGACAGAGATGGCCAGACTTCAGTGGTCTCATATTGTGGCCCAGCACCAACTGATGCAGGCCATGGCAGAGGAAAAGAGTGTCAAGGCTGGACTGGACTGGCTCTCTGAGAATTCCTCTCATACCAAG AGCATCTCCATGTCCTCCTCACTGCATGTCCGTGAGGTTGTGTCCAGGAAGGAGCTGCAGGCAGTGGAGGCTGAGCTGGAGGCTCTGCTCAATGGACCAGTACCCGCTGCCCTTAGAGAGTCAGCCAGGTTGCTTAATGTGCCAGTAGTGAGGGGAGACCTGGCTCTGCAACTAGCCAGGCAGGACTACTACACCTCCAGACAGGATCAG GTACGAGACTACCTACTCCGCCAGAAGGTGTCGTTTGACCTGGTGCTCCTGGGTCAGGAGATGGAGTTGAGGAGGTGGAGGACGTGTCTTAAACAGCTGGGCGAAGTTGATGGCAGACTGGTAAAGGAAGGTGAAGCGGCAGCCCTCAGAATTGAGTCCCTGGCACACCCTGACCTGGCTATCAACCCCAGGCCTAACCCTATCATCAGCTGCAAGGATGCAGCCTTCAGCAG GCTGCTCCAGATCCTTGACCACGATTCAGCCCATGGTCGATCGGAGCCTTTTCGGACATATGAAGCATTGGACCACGCTACTCGTGACCTCGCAGGCAACCTCCAGGTGACCCGAGATGCTCTAGCTGGTGCTGGCCGTGAGCAGTACTACACAGCTGCTCGTCTTTATGGAGACTGTGAGGTGCTCCACAGGGCAATGTACacagagctccagcagctggtGTTAGGGCCGCAGGTACGTCCAACGGCAATCACTGACCAGGAGCTGCTCTGTCCCAATGCACAG GAGCTGACGGTGAAGCTTGTGGAAGCAGAGTCTCAGCTGCAGAGTTTGCAGCACTTAATGCAAGAAATAATGGGGGTGGTTAAAGCCAAGCGTTTTCAGCTTGAGCGCAATGCCCTCCTTAGGCGGGAGAGGGAATTGTACATCTACTTCCACTTGGATGCCCGGCTGCTGCAGAAAGTAGTGGAAGATCTGGAGGGCAAAATGGCTGCGAAGAGAGGGCAGCAGTAG